Proteins encoded in a region of the Armatimonadota bacterium genome:
- a CDS encoding response regulator transcription factor: MPKVLIVDDEESIVDLLRSYLTNEGFRVEAAMDGPTALAKARAFRPDVVVLDIMLPGLDGIEVLRQLRAESPVYVIMLTAKADEADKVVGLSVGADDYVTKPFSPRELTARLRAILRRGRGAAPEPPRVLMFRQLRLDPARREVWKDDEPVELTTLEFNLLHTLASYPGHVLSREQLLERVWGTDYFGDDRVVDAHIKKLRQKLGDDAAEPRFIQTVRGIGYKFVAEPL; the protein is encoded by the coding sequence GTGCCGAAGGTCCTGATCGTCGATGACGAAGAGAGCATCGTCGACCTCCTCAGATCGTACCTGACGAACGAGGGTTTTCGGGTGGAGGCGGCGATGGACGGTCCGACCGCACTGGCGAAAGCCCGTGCGTTTCGCCCCGACGTCGTCGTGCTCGACATCATGCTCCCGGGACTCGACGGGATCGAAGTGCTGCGGCAGCTTCGCGCCGAATCGCCTGTCTACGTGATCATGCTCACGGCGAAGGCCGACGAAGCGGATAAGGTCGTGGGCCTGTCGGTTGGGGCCGACGACTACGTGACGAAACCCTTCAGCCCCCGGGAACTCACCGCCCGCCTCCGGGCGATCCTGCGCCGTGGCCGGGGCGCCGCTCCTGAGCCGCCGCGGGTCCTGATGTTCCGGCAACTGCGCCTCGACCCCGCCCGCCGGGAGGTCTGGAAGGATGACGAGCCGGTTGAGCTGACCACGCTGGAGTTCAATCTGCTGCACACGCTGGCGTCGTATCCCGGCCACGTTTTGTCGCGCGAGCAGCTCCTGGAACGCGTCTGGGGAACCGACTACTTCGGAGACGACCGGGTCGTCGACGCGCACATCAAGAAGCTGCGGCAGAAGCTCGGCGATGACGCCGCCGAGCCCCGTTTCATCCAGACCGTGCGCGGCATCGGATACAAATTCGTCGCGGAACCCCTATGA
- a CDS encoding DUF881 domain-containing protein yields the protein MTLVVVTVFASSTVRRLFPVSGAGTGIVLLLAALLLTLQFRTERAIREALGIPSPQLEAFGYRLRRAETQRRAMEEEVAALREQVAEMRRIAAGAEGELRRLSGELDYLRALAGLTALAGPGLVIVLRDSDRVPLPGEDPNNVLIHYTDLQAIVNDLWAAGAEAIAINGERLFVGSSIQCVGATILVNHRRLAPPFRVEAIGNPEALRTYLLRPAGTVQDLRALDFPATIAAVRHLVVPPYRGPLPITSRGTLR from the coding sequence ATGACCCTGGTGGTGGTAACCGTCTTTGCGTCCTCGACTGTCCGCCGTCTCTTTCCGGTCAGCGGGGCGGGCACCGGTATCGTGCTGCTGCTCGCGGCGCTGTTGCTGACGCTGCAGTTCCGTACCGAACGCGCCATCCGGGAGGCGCTGGGGATCCCCTCGCCCCAACTGGAGGCCTTCGGGTACCGACTGCGGCGTGCGGAGACCCAGCGCCGGGCGATGGAGGAAGAGGTGGCGGCGCTGCGCGAGCAGGTTGCCGAGATGCGCCGGATCGCCGCCGGAGCGGAGGGCGAGCTGCGCCGTCTGAGCGGGGAACTCGACTACCTCCGCGCCCTGGCAGGCCTCACGGCGCTCGCCGGTCCCGGCCTGGTGATCGTGCTTCGGGACAGCGACCGCGTGCCGCTTCCCGGAGAGGATCCCAACAATGTATTAATCCACTACACTGATCTGCAGGCGATCGTGAATGACCTCTGGGCTGCGGGCGCCGAGGCGATTGCCATCAACGGCGAGCGGCTTTTCGTGGGTTCTTCGATCCAATGCGTCGGCGCGACGATCCTGGTCAACCATCGTCGCCTTGCCCCACCGTTCCGGGTCGAAGCCATCGGAAACCCCGAGGCCTTGCGGACTTACCTCCTCCGCCCGGCCGGAACGGTCCAGGACCTGCGGGCTCTTGACTTCCCGGCGACGATCGCGGCCGTCAGGCACCTCGTCGTGCCCCCGTACCGGGGGCCGCTCCCGATCACGTCGCGTGGGACACTTCGGTGA
- a CDS encoding isoprenylcysteine carboxylmethyltransferase family protein has translation MNRLPSVAGRQLLTGAALLGAAVVIAALFIAVGHSVALQVSGRLGGADLAIQRGRWGLVAGSIAAFLIFLVLLPVRTRGDWRSHGVYAAFIVSLFAEMFGFPLTIYFLSSAFGLALFEREFMLYMHRVGMPLGSLVTFLGVLLVVSGWREVYRAGDGLATQGIYAYLRHPQYLGILLITGGWLIHWPTAIGLVMWPILVVIYIRLARREDAYLASRFGGEFRAYAEKTGGFFPLGPRATGRG, from the coding sequence GTGAATCGGCTGCCGTCGGTGGCTGGTCGGCAACTTCTGACAGGTGCCGCATTGCTCGGTGCGGCGGTCGTCATCGCTGCCCTCTTCATCGCGGTGGGCCACTCCGTGGCGCTGCAGGTCTCGGGGCGACTGGGAGGAGCCGACCTGGCGATTCAGCGCGGCCGGTGGGGGCTGGTTGCGGGCTCCATCGCCGCCTTCCTGATCTTCCTGGTCCTCCTGCCCGTCCGCACGCGCGGGGACTGGCGGTCGCATGGAGTCTATGCGGCGTTCATCGTATCGCTGTTTGCGGAGATGTTCGGGTTTCCGCTGACCATCTACTTCCTCTCCAGCGCCTTCGGTCTGGCGCTCTTTGAGCGGGAGTTCATGCTGTACATGCACAGGGTCGGCATGCCCCTTGGGTCGCTCGTAACCTTCCTCGGGGTCTTGCTGGTCGTCTCAGGCTGGCGAGAGGTCTATCGCGCCGGGGATGGACTGGCCACTCAAGGGATCTACGCCTACCTGCGCCACCCGCAGTACCTTGGTATTCTGCTGATCACCGGCGGGTGGTTGATTCACTGGCCGACGGCGATCGGATTGGTGATGTGGCCCATCCTGGTGGTCATCTACATCCGGCTTGCCAGAAGAGAGGACGCCTACCTCGCGAGCCGGTTCGGCGGTGAATTCCGAGCCTATGCAGAGAAGACTGGAGGGTTCTTCCCCCTCGGTCCGCGGGCAACCGGACGGGGATGA